The Haloplanus sp. GDY1 genomic sequence TCGACACGCCCGACGACTCGGAGCCGGACGACTCGCTGCCCTCCTGCAGTTCCTCTTCGATCTCCTCGCGACCGCGCTTGAACTCACCCATCGCCTGACCGGTCGACCGGGCCAGCTTGGGAATCTTGTTCGCCCCGAACAGCAAGACGAGGACGAAGAGGACGATGAGTAGCTCCGGCCCGCCGGGCAACCCGGGAAACAGTGGAACGATTGAGTCGTACATCACTACCTCTGGGTAGCCGATTCGCGATTATAGGCTTTTTGGACCGTCCACCCCCCGGGGGCGCCCCCCGATGCGATCCGAACCACCCGACTGCGGGCGATCAGCGACCGCAGTCGACAGTATAATGTCCGCCACCGCCGAACGGACGGTATGGTCGACATCGGCGACGCGGCACCCGATTTTACCGTTCCGCTCGCGAACGGCGACGTGGAGTCGTTCACCCTCTCCGAACACCTGGACGAGGCACCCATCGTTCTCGCCTTCTTCCCCGCGGCGTTCACCAGCACCTGCACGACGGAGATGTGTACGTTCCGTGACCGTCTGGCCAACTTCGAGGACGTCGGCGCGACGGTGTACGGCATCAGCGTCGACCTCCCCTACACGCTCAACGAGTTCCGCCGGGAGAACGACCTGAACTTCGGCCTCCTCAGCGACGAGCGCCGCGAACTGATCGACGCCTACGGCGTCACGGACACGTTCTCGCCGGTCGACATGCGGGTCGCCCAGCGTGCGGTGTTCGTCGTCGACGGCGACGGGACGATTACCTACCGGTGGGTCGGCGACGACCCGAAGCAGGAACCCGACTACGAGGCGGTTCGCGAGGCGGCGGCCGACGCCTCGGCCTGAGCCTCGGTCGGCGCGCTTTTTCCCTGCCGGGGTCAACGGGGTCGTATGGACGACGACGACCCCGACGGCCGGAAGTACGACCCCGACGCCCCGCACGCCTACCCCGACGAGAAGCTGAACCGGATCCTCCCGGCCGTCGTCGAGGACCCCGAGGTGCGAACCTACCTCGACGCCCAGAACGTCAACGCCGTCACGCGCAAGGGGTACAACGACCACGGCCCGAAACACATCGAGATCGTTCGGAACCGTGCCCTCCGCCTGTACGAACTCCTGAAGCGCGCCGGCGTGGCGTTCAACGGCGCGACGGATCAGGGGCTGAGCGAGGCCGACGAACCGGTCATCGTCGCCCTCGCGGCGACCCTCCACGACGTGGGTCACGTCGTCCACCGCGACCGACACGCCTACTACTCCATCCCGCTGGCCTCGGACCTGCTCGATCGACTCCTCCCCGAGTTCTACGACACGGAGGAGGCGGTGCGGGTGAAAGCCGAGACGCTGCACGCCATCCTCTGTCACCACACCGAGGAGGATCCGTTGACCCGCGAGGCGGGCGTCATCCGCGTCGCCGACGCCCTCGACATGGAGCGGGGGCGCTCGCGCATCCCCTACGAGAAGGGCGGGCGCGGCATCAACACCCTGTCGAGTCGGGCGATCCGGAACGTCACGCTGGAGGAGGGCGACGACGCGGCGGTGCTGGTCGAAATCGAGATGGTGAACGCCGCGGGCGTCTACCAGGTCGACAACCTGCTGAAGGCGAAACTCCGGGACTCGACCCTGGAGGATCACGTCCGCATCGTCGCCATCAACACGAAAGAGGAGAGCGGGCTGGTCGAACGGATCGAACTCTAGTCGGAGACGACCGCCTCGTCGACGCCGCCGAGTTCGAGCGAGCCACCGAGCGTGCGGTTCGGGTAGGGGATGTTGATGTCCGCCTCGTCGAAGCGCTCCTTGACGGCGGTGACGTACTCGCCGCGGGTCTTGACGAAGTCCGACCGGCTGGGGTCGTCGATCCAGACCCGCGAGGTGAGCACGACCGACGAGTCGCCGAGTTCGGTCAGCCGGACGGAGGGAGCGGGGTCGTCGAGGACGTCCGGGTGGGCGTTGGCTTCCTCGAGGATGATCTCGTTGGCCCGCTCGATGTCGTCGTCGTACCCGATGCCGAACGGTACCTGGAGGCGAAGCTGGCCCTTCGCGACGGGGTTCTTGATGACGCCGTCGGTGAGGTGGGAGTTGGGGACGGTCAGCAGTTCGTTGTCGAAGGTGCGCACCCGCGTGACGCGAAAGCTGATGTCCTCGACGATGCCCGAGTTGCCGTCCCACTCGATCCAGTCGCCGATCTTGAAGGGTTTGTCGGTGAAGATGAAGACGCCGGCGACGAAGTTGGCGATGACGTCCTGCATGGCGAAGCCGATGGCGAGCGTCGCGGCCGCCGCGACGGTCGCCAGCGACTGCAGGAAGTCGCCGTAGCCCGCGAACCCGAAGGCGACGGCGACCCCGACGAACACCACCAAAAGCAGCGTGAGCTTCCGGAGCGGCTTCCGGGCGTGTTTCTCCAGCCCCCGGGAGTCGAGCACCCGGTCCACCAGCGGGATGATCGCCGCCCGCCCGACCACGTAGACGACGGCGAGGACGACGACGAAGACGATGGCCGAGCCGATGGCGTCGGCGTACGGCACGCCGCTCTCCGAGAGGAAGCGCGCGATGGCGCCGCTCTGGAGCGCCACGCCGGTCATCGGTGAAGCACGGCGGTGTTACCCCGCGTCTCGACGACGGCCGCGTCCGTCCGGTCGGCGAGGGTCGCCGCCAGCGTCTCCACGTCGGTCCCCCCCTGTGCCGACCGCAGGAACTTCACCTTCACCAGCTCCTCATTTATCAACTGATCGTCACATTCGTCGACCACGGGGTCGACGCCCCCCTTCCCGACCCAGACCGTCACGTCGAGGTCGTGGGCCCGTTTGCGCAGCGCTTGCGTATCCATACCCGTCACTGGCACCGAATCGGTTTGAAAGTTTATATCAACGACAGGCCGTCACAGGGAGCTACTCGTAGGGGTAGCGGGCCGTCGCGCCGCAGTCACACCTGACGACCACGTGCCCCTCCTGCAACCGGACGCGCGCGTTCCGCCCGGGGCGGAGGTAGGCGTCACAGGCGTCGCAGGTGAACCGGCGGACGGTTCGGGGGAGGGTGAGGCGGTTGCGCTCGGCGATGCGGCGGGCGCGGCGGACGTACTTCCGGGCCCGGTCGGGGTCGCCCGCGGCGACCGCCTCGTCCGCGAGCGCCACCAGTCGGTCGATCCGCTCCTCCGCGATGCCCATACCCGAACCCGGCCGGGAGGCAAGAAAGGCCTTCCGACAGCGTGAAGAGCGTCACCGCGCAATCGCCGCCCGTGCGGGTGTTGAACTACCTCGAACTGGAGAGCCGACTCGACCGGAGCGGGATCGGAACCGCCGCCGACCAGCAGCGCGCGGCGCTGGCGACGACCGACGTGTCGGTGCTCACCTCGCCGTGGACGGGCGGCTCGCCGCCACGGGCCGTCGGGTCGGCGCTCCGAGGGAACGGGGCCTTCCGCGAGTACGACGTCGCCCACTGCAACATGATCGGCCCCGGGACGGTCGCGGTGGCCAGACACGCCGAGCGGACGGGGACGCCGCTGGTCCTCCACGCCCACGTCACCCGGGAGGACTTCGCCGAGAGCTTCCGGGGGTCGACCCACCTCGCCGGCCCCCTCGGCCGCTACCTCCGGTGGTTCTACTCGCAGGCCGACCTCGTCCTCTGCCCGAGCGAGTACACGAAGCGCATCCTCGAGTCCTACCCGGTCGAGGCGCCGATCCGGCCGATCACCAACGGCGTCGACACGGCGTCGCTCGCGGGGTTCGAGGCCCTCCGCGAGGAGTACCGCGACCGCTTCGACCTGGACGGCCTCGTCGCCTT encodes the following:
- a CDS encoding YhbY family RNA-binding protein — its product is MDTQALRKRAHDLDVTVWVGKGGVDPVVDECDDQLINEELVKVKFLRSAQGGTDVETLAATLADRTDAAVVETRGNTAVLHR
- a CDS encoding redoxin domain-containing protein — translated: MVDIGDAAPDFTVPLANGDVESFTLSEHLDEAPIVLAFFPAAFTSTCTTEMCTFRDRLANFEDVGATVYGISVDLPYTLNEFRRENDLNFGLLSDERRELIDAYGVTDTFSPVDMRVAQRAVFVVDGDGTITYRWVGDDPKQEPDYEAVREAAADASA
- a CDS encoding glycosyltransferase family 4 protein, encoding MRVLNYLELESRLDRSGIGTAADQQRAALATTDVSVLTSPWTGGSPPRAVGSALRGNGAFREYDVAHCNMIGPGTVAVARHAERTGTPLVLHAHVTREDFAESFRGSTHLAGPLGRYLRWFYSQADLVLCPSEYTKRILESYPVEAPIRPITNGVDTASLAGFEALREEYRDRFDLDGLVAFSVGNVFERKGLTTFCRLAQETDYEFAWFGPYDSGPQASEAVRRWTSNPPENVTFTGWVDDKRGAFAAGDVYLFPTKAENQGIAVLEAMACGKPVVLRDIPVFEEFYTHGHDCLKCETRAEFRAALDRLASDPDLRDRLGENATATAAEHSLERVGERLVDAYRAVGGRPDAGAGDEVTSD
- a CDS encoding Sec-independent protein translocase subunit TatA/TatB encodes the protein MYDSIVPLFPGLPGGPELLIVLFVLVLLFGANKIPKLARSTGQAMGEFKRGREEIEEELQEGSESSGSESSGVSTGSESSGVSAEESTETSAETEKSN
- a CDS encoding HD domain-containing protein translates to MDDDDPDGRKYDPDAPHAYPDEKLNRILPAVVEDPEVRTYLDAQNVNAVTRKGYNDHGPKHIEIVRNRALRLYELLKRAGVAFNGATDQGLSEADEPVIVALAATLHDVGHVVHRDRHAYYSIPLASDLLDRLLPEFYDTEEAVRVKAETLHAILCHHTEEDPLTREAGVIRVADALDMERGRSRIPYEKGGRGINTLSSRAIRNVTLEEGDDAAVLVEIEMVNAAGVYQVDNLLKAKLRDSTLEDHVRIVAINTKEESGLVERIEL
- a CDS encoding ribonuclease P protein component 4, translating into MGIAEERIDRLVALADEAVAAGDPDRARKYVRRARRIAERNRLTLPRTVRRFTCDACDAYLRPGRNARVRLQEGHVVVRCDCGATARYPYE
- a CDS encoding mechanosensitive ion channel family protein, with the translated sequence MTGVALQSGAIARFLSESGVPYADAIGSAIVFVVVLAVVYVVGRAAIIPLVDRVLDSRGLEKHARKPLRKLTLLLVVFVGVAVAFGFAGYGDFLQSLATVAAAATLAIGFAMQDVIANFVAGVFIFTDKPFKIGDWIEWDGNSGIVEDISFRVTRVRTFDNELLTVPNSHLTDGVIKNPVAKGQLRLQVPFGIGYDDDIERANEIILEEANAHPDVLDDPAPSVRLTELGDSSVVLTSRVWIDDPSRSDFVKTRGEYVTAVKERFDEADINIPYPNRTLGGSLELGGVDEAVVSD